In Marinilabiliales bacterium, the genomic window GTCGGTTAAAAGAATATGACAAAACATCGTATCTGTTTGAATTGTGCGAAAATGCCCTTCCGTCTGATTGGAACCGTATTATTGCTGAAAGCGGCATTGAAGAGGAAGCTGTGGTAAAGAATGTCCTGCGGCTTCTGGAGAACAGGGAAGAGGCTGAGATGTTTTTTGAGCGACTGACAGGCAGGATCGGATCAGAACTTGAGGCGGGCATAATCAGATACAGTGAAGGACAGATCATTGACAAATTCAGGATTAAGCAGCTGTTATCCGGAAGCAGGAAAGCTTCGGTATATCTTGCAGAGAGGGTTGACGGCCAGATCGAGCAGGAAGTTGCAATAAAGATTTCAGGATCACCTTCCGGCAATTCCCAGTCACAAAACAGATTCCGGACAGAACAGCAGATGCTGTCCCGCCTGAATCACCCAAATATTGCAAGATTCTTTGACGGAGGCATTACAGATGAGGGATACAGTTACCTGGTGATGGAATACATTGACGGTATTCCGGTTGATGCCTATTGCAGGGAATCAAAGTTAAAACTGGGTGAACGCCTGAAACTGTTCCTGCAGGTGTGCGATGCTGTTCAATATGCACATGACAATAAGATCATTCATAAAGACATAAAACCCGGGAATATTCTTGTAACCTCCGACGGGGTTGTCAAACTGGTAGACTTCGGAATTTCAATACCGGTCGATGAAAACGGCGCCCATTCCAATGAAGCTGCTTTTTCTGGTACAATAGGCTATTCAGCCCCGGAACAGTTTGGCGGGGGAAGGCTTTCTACTGCAATGGATGTTTACCAGATGGGCAAAGTATTGTATCTTTTAATTACAGGTTGTAATCACCTCTCACCAGCATCACAACCACGAGAATATGATCTGACCCCGGAAACACTGAAAAGGTTTTTAAAAGGTACATTCAAACGCCGGTTTTCCAATATGATATGCCGGGATATGGATGCCCTGTTATGCAAGGCACTTGCTGTTGATCCCCGATCCAGGTACCTGAGTGCATTGGCATTAAGGCAGGATATCGAAAGTATTCTCTACTGTCTGCCTCTAAAGGCAAGGGAACAGACCTCAAAATACATATTTGGAAAATATATCAGGAAACAAAAAGAACTGGTAATCCCCATAGCTGCCATGGCAGTCAACTTAATCTCCCTTTTATCAGTTTTGGTGTGGCAGAACCATGTTAACCATGATTCTCCTGCAGGGTCCGGTGAAACCGGCCCGGATGGCAATATAACCCGGCCATATTACAAGAATCATATTGACAGCTACAAGCCTGGCCACCTGTCACCAGGAGTATCTTTGCCCTGGCCGGGATACTTACCGGAGCATACCGGCAATCGTAGCAACTCTCCTGAAGATCAAAACCACCCGCAATAATAATTCGGGGAGGCACACTGTTGGCATACCTCCCCGAATTTCATATAACAAGGATCATCTCTCTTCATGTACCGTCTGACAGTCTACCTGAAGAAGCAGTTGCCGCCCTGATTTCCTTCGAACACATTTTCAGTGCAAAGATCGTCATTGACATCAGATTCGGCGCTTATAACGATACCGTAATCACCGCTGTTTCGGAATATACTGTTGGTAACACTGACCCTTGCAGCATCAGAACCGGTACGTCCACCGATAACAAGGTTGGCAAGCTGGTTATGGGTTGACCAGTAGCTCCCTCCTCCTCCGTATTCAATAATAACATTGTCAATTGTATTCTGTGAGCTCGGTGTATTACTTAACAACAATCCTTTCCACCAGCCTTCAACTTTTTCTGAACCTGTAAACAGTACCGGATCGTCAGATGTGCCTTCGATACTGATCACAGTGTTATCCCTGAAAGCCAGTCCGGCACCGTTTTCAAACTCAAAGACAGCACCGGCCTCAATTGTCAGTTCAGTTTCGAAAATGCGCAGTTCTTCCCTTGCCCGGTAGGGTACATCCAGTTTGTTCCATGTTATATTTCCCGATGTTTCACCTTGTCTGACAACAAGGATATGATCATTTCCATTGTTTCCGGTAAATGATGATCCACCATCCATAAAATGCATGCCGGACTGCCCCATGAACACGGGGGCTCTCATATTGTCAGTATAAATATTGCCCGATGATGCAGGCATTTCAGAACTGCTTGTCAGATGCAGACCATGTTCCTCACTATTCCTAAAAACACTGTTGGTCACGCGCAGTCGTGCAGCCTCGCTGGCAATTCTTCCCCCGATTACAAGATTTGCATATGTATTGTGAGTTGACCAGAATCCATTGCCTCCTGCATATTCTATGATTACATGGTCAAGAACGTTCTGGGTGCTCATCGAGCCCTGGATGTTGAAGCCTCTCCACCATCCCGGTGTGTTTTCCGTTGCAGTAAACATTACGGGATTCCCTTGTTCACCGTGGGCACGTA contains:
- a CDS encoding serine/threonine protein kinase, coding for MAGRLKEYDKTSYLFELCENALPSDWNRIIAESGIEEEAVVKNVLRLLENREEAEMFFERLTGRIGSELEAGIIRYSEGQIIDKFRIKQLLSGSRKASVYLAERVDGQIEQEVAIKISGSPSGNSQSQNRFRTEQQMLSRLNHPNIARFFDGGITDEGYSYLVMEYIDGIPVDAYCRESKLKLGERLKLFLQVCDAVQYAHDNKIIHKDIKPGNILVTSDGVVKLVDFGISIPVDENGAHSNEAAFSGTIGYSAPEQFGGGRLSTAMDVYQMGKVLYLLITGCNHLSPASQPREYDLTPETLKRFLKGTFKRRFSNMICRDMDALLCKALAVDPRSRYLSALALRQDIESILYCLPLKAREQTSKYIFGKYIRKQKELVIPIAAMAVNLISLLSVLVWQNHVNHDSPAGSGETGPDGNITRPYYKNHIDSYKPGHLSPGVSLPWPGYLPEHTGNRSNSPEDQNHPQ